The Polynucleobacter necessarius genome window below encodes:
- the mnmA gene encoding tRNA 2-thiouridine(34) synthase MnmA translates to MSQLISTQTPLKGPKKVVIGMSGGVDSSVAAWMLKEQGFEVIGLFMKNWEDDDNDEHCSVRQDWIDVVSVADMIGIDVEAVNFAAEYRERVFADFLREYAAGRTPNPDVLCNAEIKFKAFLAHAMSLGADAIATGHYARVHHVDGKVQLLKAADASKDQSYFLYRLTQQQLANVMFPLGDIPKTEVRKIAEKIGLHNAKKKDSTGICFIGERPFREFLNRYLPRVPGPIKTPEGKIVGEHMGLAFFTLGQRKGIGLGGSQDGNGDAWYVARKDVANNTLYVAQGHENPWLLAHRLSAMDARWVSGAAPISGCYSAKTRYRQSDAICTLSASDKDLNFQLSFTDAQWAVTPGQSAVLYDGNICLGGGIIAA, encoded by the coding sequence ATGAGCCAGCTTATTTCTACTCAAACCCCTCTTAAAGGGCCCAAGAAGGTCGTTATTGGCATGTCTGGTGGGGTAGATTCGTCGGTTGCCGCCTGGATGCTCAAAGAGCAAGGATTTGAAGTAATAGGTCTTTTTATGAAAAATTGGGAGGATGACGACAACGATGAGCACTGTTCGGTGCGTCAGGATTGGATCGATGTGGTTTCTGTGGCCGATATGATCGGAATCGACGTCGAGGCGGTTAATTTTGCAGCTGAATATCGTGAGCGTGTATTTGCCGATTTCTTGCGAGAATATGCTGCAGGACGAACTCCGAATCCGGATGTTTTGTGCAACGCAGAAATTAAGTTCAAGGCTTTTTTAGCTCATGCCATGAGCTTGGGGGCAGATGCGATTGCTACTGGACACTATGCACGAGTTCATCATGTGGATGGCAAAGTTCAGCTACTAAAAGCAGCCGATGCTAGCAAAGATCAAAGTTATTTCTTGTATCGCTTGACTCAGCAGCAATTGGCAAATGTCATGTTTCCCTTGGGAGACATTCCGAAAACAGAGGTTAGAAAAATTGCTGAAAAGATTGGTTTGCACAATGCCAAGAAGAAAGATTCCACCGGTATTTGTTTTATTGGTGAGCGCCCTTTTAGAGAATTCTTAAATCGTTATTTGCCGCGTGTACCTGGCCCAATTAAAACACCCGAAGGAAAGATTGTTGGTGAGCATATGGGTTTGGCTTTTTTCACTTTAGGTCAGCGCAAAGGCATCGGCTTAGGCGGTAGTCAAGATGGTAATGGCGACGCATGGTATGTGGCTCGTAAAGATGTTGCGAATAACACTCTATATGTCGCGCAAGGGCATGAAAACCCATGGTTATTGGCTCATCGTCTTTCTGCAATGGATGCCCGTTGGGTTTCTGGTGCTGCGCCAATATCTGGATGCTACTCTGCGAAAACGCGTTATCGTCAGTCAGACGCAATCTGTACCTTGAGCGCAAGCGATAAAGATCTTAATTTTCAACTGAGCTTTACAGATGCTCAGTGGGCTGTAACACCAGGACAATCTGCGGTTCTCTACGACGGAAATATTTGTTTGGGTGGCGGAATTATTGCCGCCTAA
- a CDS encoding Re/Si-specific NAD(P)(+) transhydrogenase subunit alpha: protein MRIGVPLETRPGETRVAATPETVKKFIGQGHTVVIEKDAGVKASQPDSAYEAVGATIGSAADAFGAEIVLKVRAPEAVELKQIKSGAVLLGMLEPCDNDMIAAMATQGVTAFSLEAAPRTTRAQSMDVLSSQANIAGYKAVIVAANEYQRFMPMLMTAAGTVKAARVLILGAGVAGLQAIATAKRLGAVIEASDVRPAAKEQIESLGAKFVDVPYETDEEREIAQGVSGYARPMPEAWMKRQAALVAERAQQADIVITTALIPGRKPPVLLHRDTVANMKPGSVVIDLAAGKGDNGSGNCPLTQADTVVVVNGVKIVGFTNLASMVGADASALYARNLLDFMKLIVDKEAKLVIPTDDDIVTACLMCRDGQAIRKN from the coding sequence ATGCGCATAGGAGTGCCATTGGAAACAAGGCCCGGGGAAACTCGAGTAGCAGCCACACCAGAAACCGTTAAAAAATTTATCGGTCAAGGTCATACCGTTGTTATAGAAAAGGATGCTGGTGTCAAAGCTAGTCAACCTGACTCTGCATATGAGGCTGTTGGCGCAACCATTGGTAGCGCTGCCGATGCGTTTGGTGCCGAGATTGTTCTTAAAGTTCGTGCACCTGAAGCAGTCGAACTCAAACAAATTAAATCAGGTGCTGTACTTCTGGGCATGCTTGAGCCGTGCGATAACGACATGATTGCCGCTATGGCAACGCAAGGCGTAACCGCATTCTCATTAGAAGCCGCACCGCGCACAACTCGAGCTCAAAGCATGGATGTCTTATCCTCGCAAGCTAACATTGCTGGATACAAAGCGGTTATAGTTGCTGCAAATGAGTATCAACGCTTTATGCCAATGCTGATGACTGCTGCGGGTACCGTTAAAGCAGCCCGCGTACTGATTTTGGGTGCAGGCGTTGCAGGCCTACAAGCGATCGCAACTGCAAAGCGTTTGGGTGCTGTGATTGAAGCATCAGATGTGCGTCCTGCGGCTAAAGAACAAATCGAATCACTGGGCGCCAAGTTTGTTGACGTCCCATACGAAACTGATGAAGAGCGTGAGATTGCACAAGGTGTTAGCGGCTATGCCCGTCCAATGCCTGAGGCTTGGATGAAGCGTCAGGCAGCTTTAGTTGCTGAACGCGCACAACAAGCTGACATAGTCATCACAACTGCATTGATTCCTGGTCGTAAACCTCCGGTTCTCTTGCATCGCGATACTGTCGCCAATATGAAGCCAGGATCAGTTGTAATCGACTTAGCAGCTGGTAAGGGTGATAACGGCTCAGGTAACTGTCCATTAACTCAAGCGGATACAGTCGTCGTTGTCAACGGCGTAAAAATTGTTGGCTTTACCAATTTAGCAAGTATGGTGGGTGCTGACGCTTCAGCACTGTACGCACGTAACTTGCTCGATTTTATGAAACTCATTGTGGACAAGGAAGCGAAGTTGGTTATTCCAACTGATGATGACATCGTTACCGCTTGCTTAATGTGTCGTGATGGCCAAGCCATCCGCAAAAACTAA
- a CDS encoding proton-translocating transhydrogenase family protein gives MDLAAFQSILTVQNITVFVLAIFVGYHVVWNVTPALHTSLMAVTNAISGIIVVGALLQTEVIGGDEITITSILGAIAVFLASSNIFGGFMVTRRMLEMFRKKAPKADAAGTK, from the coding sequence ATGGATCTCGCTGCCTTTCAAAGCATCCTCACCGTTCAAAACATTACTGTGTTCGTATTAGCCATTTTTGTTGGCTACCATGTGGTTTGGAACGTTACTCCTGCATTACATACCTCCCTCATGGCGGTAACCAATGCGATCTCTGGAATCATCGTCGTTGGAGCACTGCTTCAAACAGAAGTAATCGGCGGCGATGAAATTACCATAACTAGCATCCTTGGTGCAATTGCGGTATTCCTTGCTTCAAGCAATATTTTTGGTGGCTTTATGGTCACTCGTCGCATGCTTGAAATGTTCAGGAAAAAAGCTCCTAAAGCTGATGCGGCTGGAACTAAATAA